A single Dreissena polymorpha isolate Duluth1 chromosome 14, UMN_Dpol_1.0, whole genome shotgun sequence DNA region contains:
- the LOC127858814 gene encoding COX assembly mitochondrial protein homolog translates to MATKGREHEEVYTVLNPRMTAGPKGLGDPDDRFIRKVEEEIIYKRMRERSELLCQAFKDDFDACMKKTPNMTFAWKCRPMIRALRTCQNQWFNRPEFEEEAKEEYLQQRAEYRRTGVSKWSKEIDEKKLKEFELWLKEKKKQERAASAPQHQTG, encoded by the exons ATGGCTACCAAAGGTCGTGAACATGAAGAAGTCTACACAGTTTTAAACCCACGCATGACAGCTGGACCAAAAGGACTTG GGGATCCAGATGACAGATTTATCCGAAAGGTGGAGGAAGAGATTATCTACAAAAGAATGCGAGAAAGATCTGAACTCCTTTGTCAAGCATTTAAAGATG attttgatGCCTGCATGAAGAAGACACCAAACATGACTTTTGCTTGGAAATGTCGACCAATGATAAGAGCACTACGTACCTGTCAAAATCAATG GTTTAATAGGCCGGAGTTTGAGGAGGAGGCTAAGGAGGAGTACCTGCAGCAGAGAGCCGAATACAGGAGAACGGGAGTCTCCAAATGGTCAAAGGAAATTGACGAGAAAAAATTGAAGGAGTTTGAACTCTGGTTGAAAGAGAAGAAAAAACAAGAGAGAGCAGCGAGTGCGCCCCAGCATCAGACCGGATGA